CGCGGGCGGTGCGAGCCCACCTACTTCGTGGACGGCCAGCCGTTGCTGATGCCTGGCGACGACCTGCCGGTGGTGCGCGACATCGGCGGGATCGAGGTGTACAGCAACGCGGCAGCCGCGCCGCCGCAGTTCACGGGGCCGAACCGAGAGTACCGGCCCGACGCCAACGGACGTGACCGTGGCGCCGCCAGCCTGAACGCCTTCTGCGCCACCATCGTGATCTGGTCCAAGGCGTACGTGCGCTGACGGCGGGGTATATTTCCCCTGTCGCCGCCGGGCGGACGTTCCCCGGCGTGCCTCCGGCAGGCCGGTGCCTGTCGCGTGACCCGCCCTGCAGAGGAATACGATGGAGTCCGTGCGGTTTCACAACAGGTTCGCGGCGTGTGCACTCGGCGCCCTGCTCCCCGCCGCACTCGCCGCCCAGACCATCGTCAGCGGCCTGGTGAAGGACAGCCTCACCGGACGCGCGCTCAAGGGTGCGGTGATCCAGCTCGTGCCCGCCGCCACGCCCTGGCTCGCCGGCCGCATGACGCAGAGCGACTCGCTCGGTCGCTTCCGCCTCGACACCGTCGCGCCCGGCCAGTACCTGTTCGGCTTCCAGCACCCGCGCCTCGACTCGCTGGGACTCGACGGCGTGACGCGCACCATCGACGTGGACCGCGCCGTGCGCGTGCTGCGTGCCGACCTCGCCGTGCCCAGTGGCCGGACGCTCGTCACCACCTTCTGCGGTGACCGCCCCGACAGCACCGGTGCCGTGATCGGTCGCGTGTTCAACGCCGCCGACGGTGAGGTCATCAGCGGCGGCAGCGTCGTGGTGCGGTACGCCCAGATGCGCATCGACGGCGGCGGCGTGCGCCGCGTGCCGGTGCAGGTCGTGGCACCGTTCGGGGCCGATGGTCGCTACGTCGCCTGCGGTGTGCCCCCCGATGCCGCCGTGATCCTGCAGGCGCGTGCCGGCACCGGCGACGCGACCACCCGGCTCGGCACCAGCGCCGAGATCGAGATCGCCTTCGCCCCGAAGGTCCCGCTCGTCCATCGCGACATCCTGATCGCGATGCGTGCCCCCGCCGTCGCGGCCGACGGTGCCGCCCCCTCCGGCCGCGCCGCTGCGGCCCTGCCACGCACCGGGACCGCGCGACTCTCCGGCCGGATCGTGGCCGGCGACGGTGCCCCCGTCGGCGGGGCCCGGGTCTCGGTGCAGGACACCGACGCCATGGCCACCACCGACAGCACCGGCAGCTTCCAGCTGTCCGGCCTGCCGGCTGGCACACGCGCCATCGA
This is a stretch of genomic DNA from Gemmatimonadaceae bacterium. It encodes these proteins:
- a CDS encoding carboxypeptidase regulatory-like domain-containing protein, which translates into the protein MRFHNRFAACALGALLPAALAAQTIVSGLVKDSLTGRALKGAVIQLVPAATPWLAGRMTQSDSLGRFRLDTVAPGQYLFGFQHPRLDSLGLDGVTRTIDVDRAVRVLRADLAVPSGRTLVTTFCGDRPDSTGAVIGRVFNAADGEVISGGSVVVRYAQMRIDGGGVRRVPVQVVAPFGADGRYVACGVPPDAAVILQARAGTGDATTRLGTSAEIEIAFAPKVPLVHRDILIAMRAPAVAADGAAPSGRAAAALPRTGTARLSGRIVAGDGAPVGGARVSVQDTDAMATTDSTGSFQLSGLPAGTRAIEIVAIGFTPVRSSADLRPNRDATVAINIGARMSTLAEVKVTAPTDRSGFAARRAIGNGFFLDADAIAARGSQNVSSALITAPSLRANGFNRVDPTRPNVSGRGNCKPSVYLDGMPLSDGTAGLDDILQVRRVGGIEVYASATEAPPQFRGPGNCATILIWSRSYVP